Proteins encoded by one window of Rhodococcus sp. OK302:
- a CDS encoding GNAT family N-acetyltransferase — protein sequence MTSGQLTASSLPLNARITAPDTVEIPAIGEDLAWRAATKNDIPALFDLMRSAGAVDHPRTLVMMDEIEEKFADDDFDPTVDSVIAFDPSGRAVAFATATLLSSQETIVWVSLHGAVHPDRRGEGIGSALIRWQEGRGLQHLAGSDKLLPGWLSSDAQENATATVRLLHRNGYESLRWWYELERDLADPIPHISHDPDVRIVPYGPEWSEPTRLAHNDAFRDHWGSQPVSRADWEAGDRLSASRPDLSFLAVARADHGQDRVVAYVLSEANEEEWQIHGYPFGYIYAVGVVRQWRGRNLARALLTHAMRAYKDKGLERATLEVDSESPTGAVSLYEGLGFTTVDRSISLVKQF from the coding sequence ACGAATCACCGCACCAGACACCGTGGAAATACCTGCAATCGGCGAGGACCTGGCTTGGCGAGCGGCAACGAAAAACGACATCCCCGCGCTGTTCGACCTCATGCGCTCCGCCGGCGCAGTCGACCATCCACGCACCCTGGTGATGATGGACGAGATCGAGGAAAAGTTCGCCGACGACGACTTCGACCCCACCGTCGATTCAGTTATCGCGTTCGACCCCTCGGGACGGGCTGTCGCTTTCGCGACGGCGACGCTGCTGTCGAGCCAAGAAACAATCGTGTGGGTCTCCCTGCACGGCGCCGTGCACCCCGACCGACGCGGTGAGGGAATCGGGAGCGCCCTGATCCGCTGGCAAGAAGGCCGCGGCCTGCAGCACCTCGCCGGATCCGACAAGCTCCTCCCCGGCTGGCTGTCGTCCGATGCCCAGGAAAACGCCACGGCAACAGTGCGATTGCTCCACCGGAACGGATACGAGTCGCTGCGCTGGTGGTATGAACTCGAGCGCGACCTCGCCGATCCGATCCCACACATCAGCCACGACCCGGACGTGCGGATCGTGCCGTACGGGCCCGAATGGTCCGAACCGACCCGGCTCGCCCACAACGATGCGTTTCGCGATCATTGGGGTAGCCAGCCCGTCAGCCGCGCCGACTGGGAGGCCGGCGACCGCCTCAGCGCCTCCAGGCCAGATCTGTCATTCCTCGCTGTCGCCCGCGCCGACCACGGACAGGACAGAGTCGTTGCCTACGTGCTAAGCGAGGCAAACGAGGAAGAGTGGCAGATCCACGGGTACCCCTTCGGATACATCTATGCCGTAGGGGTCGTTCGACAGTGGCGCGGGCGAAACCTGGCTCGCGCGCTGCTGACGCACGCCATGCGCGCCTACAAGGACAAGGGCCTCGAGCGCGCGACGCTCGAGGTCGACTCGGAGAGCCCCACCGGCGCGGTATCCCTGTACGAGGGACTGGGATTCACCACCGTCGACCGCTCGATCAGTCTCGTGAAACAGTTCTGA
- a CDS encoding DUF4259 domain-containing protein, whose product MGVWGSGNFDSDTVADGLGMLTGRIVDDITAEFEDDSSLEPDEWGGEMVPAWLEILTEIAETRRVGVSFPSTTVLIDWRDRYLRVWDGYIDELEPDDDYKVERRAVLVRTFERAVAVAAERERV is encoded by the coding sequence ATGGGCGTCTGGGGTTCGGGAAACTTCGACAGTGACACCGTTGCGGATGGGTTGGGAATGTTGACCGGCCGGATCGTCGACGACATCACCGCGGAGTTCGAGGACGACTCGAGTTTGGAGCCGGACGAGTGGGGAGGGGAGATGGTGCCGGCGTGGCTCGAGATCCTCACCGAGATTGCCGAGACCCGACGGGTCGGTGTGAGCTTTCCGTCGACGACTGTGCTGATCGACTGGCGCGACCGATACCTGCGTGTGTGGGACGGGTACATCGACGAACTCGAGCCGGACGACGATTACAAGGTTGAGCGTCGGGCGGTGCTTGTCCGTACCTTCGAGCGGGCGGTTGCTGTCGCCGCCGAGCGGGAGCGGGTCTGA